In Vicugna pacos chromosome 6, VicPac4, whole genome shotgun sequence, the DNA window CTGAAGGACTACGTGGGGTGGTAACATGAGAAGTATTTTAGGAGAATTCTGGACTGTGAAGAGAAATGGCCACACAgaagatgttttttttttcccccccagtttCTAAGAGGCTTCTCCTTCACTGCttagccagattttggaacttagACCTGTGACTAAGACAGGTGGCCGCTGCCCTGGGCTCTGCTTCTCCAAGATACCTTCAGGACCCAAACCATAGTGACTCATCTCACCTAGACTGGGCGAGCCTCACACTATAAACTAGCCTACTGGTGTCTAAAGAGACTGCCAAGTTTTAACCAATTTTGCAATTTCTAAATTGAAGGAAAGGTGCCTGAAATCTGGTTATACAATACAACTGCAAAGTGGTactaggggtggggggagccaaTGTCACTTACTTTGTTGAGGATGTCCTGATTGGGTTATCACTGTCTCAGAATGGAAAAGATTGACTTCAAAGCTCATGTAAGCCCTTGGaatgagaagaggaggaaggagagacccAAATCGTCTCCTAGCTCTTGCTTAGTCCAAAAATTCCCCCAAATCTGACAGCAGAACTTCTAGAAGTCATCCCACACCTCCACCAGCCATCATTTTGAGTTTTAGTGGACAACATGTTCTGTGTCCCTAGATTCTGCCATGGGATTCCTTGCcccaaaataatttaaagtgaaaAGACTAAAGGAGAGTTTGGAAGCAGAACCTGGCAGTAGTGTCTGCTGATTCTGCACACCTGTGATGGAACCAAAGTTTGACATTAACATGGATACAAGGAAAAGTTTTAAAGAGTGGtacagaaggagagaaggaggtggcAAGGGATGGAGAGAGATCGGATGTGGAAAGGTTACTTACACAGTTTCATCATTCTTGAATTCCAGCTCTCCATATGTGTCTTCAAAATCCTCTCCACCACCCTTGGCTGTCCCTTCTACTGTCCTAAAGGGGACGATGACTGTGCCCCGGGCACCTGATGTCCGCAGAACCTTGACCTCCAAGACACCAATACTTTCACTGACATGAATCGTGTCACATTCAAAAGTGAAGATGCCTGCATGGTCATCATCCAAGATCGTGACTGTGGCCACACAAGGGGACGCCAGGATAGCCCGAGGCAAGGGAAGACTATTGAGTACTATTGGAGGCATCCCCTCCTCTGGCGGCTCCTCCTCTAGGCGAACATTGCTCAACCTCACAAAGAAGTGTTCGTCCTCCTCAAAAATGTCATCATCAATGATGCCCACGGAAAACTCCTTCTGGGTCTCTCCTGGCTTCAGGACCACAGTGCCCTCTGTGAACTCATAATCAGCCCCTGCGTTGGCAGAACCATCCTCTGTTTTGTAGTCCACGTACATGGTCTTGGACGTGTCCCCTCCTTTCCTCACCACTGTCAGGAGTACAGCCCCACAGTTCTCCAGGCACTGATAAGAGCATGGGTCAAAGAAGACCTTGGAGACAAAGTCCTCAGGCTCATCTGCATGCACCTCGCTCATGCTGGAGGCCTTTTTGGCTTGTTCTGCTGCGTGTTTCTTCAGGATATTGCCTGCGCCAGTCATCATCCGAGTGGCTTGGATCCGGTAGAAGGCACGGCTCTTCTGTTGATGGGAAAGAGCATAGTAATTGGCCATCTCTACCAGCTGATCTAAGTCCTTCTCTGGGTGCTTCTGTTTCAGATCCTTGAGAATCCGGATCATCTCCCTGCGGGACTCATCCACTTCCTTCCCTTCCAGGGACACCAGGTTCCCGTCTAGGAAGTGGGAGTTCATCATTTTCCCATCCATCTCAATGCCCTTGGGGTGGTCACCCTCAGTCTCTATGATGATTCCTCGGTGTTTATCTGCACGGTACTTTTTGTGCATGTATTTGTAGAAGAGCAGTCGCCTATCTGCCACCCAGGCCAGAAGGACACACACCGGAAAGAAGAAGAGAGTGAGGAGGCCTTCCCAAACCTGGACCACACCAGGAGAGAAGACTGCCAGGATCATATAGAGCCAGATGTAGGCAAAGATGCTCCAAGCAGCAGTGACAAAGAAGACTCGTAGGTGCTTGATCTTGCGAGTCTCTCCGTCGGGGATCACGTAGACACAGATGCCAATGATAATGAACATGTTGAAGGCTGCACTGCCCACAATGGTAGAAGGTCCCAGTTCACCAGCAATGAACCCATGACCACACACCTCAATTAGAGAGAGGAGGATCTCAGGAGCAGAGGAACCCAGGGCCATGAGggtcaggttggagacagtttcATTCCAGACCCTGATCGTGGTTGTGCTGGTCTCTCCATTGGGCTTTTTGATAGTCACCTCTCTCTCTTGAGAAGTGATGACTTCAATAGATGCCATGAAGCGATCAGCAATGATGGACACCCCCAGGAACATGTATATCAGGGCCACAAAGTAGACAATGACCCTGGCAATCTTGTCACCAAGGGAAGGGTTCTCCGGGTACCAGATTGGTAAGATGACCCCCTCCTTGCAGTCCGATGACCCTGAACAGGA includes these proteins:
- the SLC8A3 gene encoding sodium/calcium exchanger 3, producing the protein MAWLRLQPLTSAFLHFGLITFVLFLNGLRAEAGTSGDVPSTGQNNESCSGSSDCKEGVILPIWYPENPSLGDKIARVIVYFVALIYMFLGVSIIADRFMASIEVITSQEREVTIKKPNGETSTTTIRVWNETVSNLTLMALGSSAPEILLSLIEVCGHGFIAGELGPSTIVGSAAFNMFIIIGICVYVIPDGETRKIKHLRVFFVTAAWSIFAYIWLYMILAVFSPGVVQVWEGLLTLFFFPVCVLLAWVADRRLLFYKYMHKKYRADKHRGIIIETEGDHPKGIEMDGKMMNSHFLDGNLVSLEGKEVDESRREMIRILKDLKQKHPEKDLDQLVEMANYYALSHQQKSRAFYRIQATRMMTGAGNILKKHAAEQAKKASSMSEVHADEPEDFVSKVFFDPCSYQCLENCGAVLLTVVRKGGDTSKTMYVDYKTEDGSANAGADYEFTEGTVVLKPGETQKEFSVGIIDDDIFEEDEHFFVRLSNVRLEEEPPEEGMPPIVLNSLPLPRAILASPCVATVTILDDDHAGIFTFECDTIHVSESIGVLEVKVLRTSGARGTVIVPFRTVEGTAKGGGEDFEDTYGELEFKNDETVKTIRVKIVDEEEYERQENFFIVLGEPKWMERGISEVTDRKLTMEEEEAKRIAEMGKPILGEHPKLEVIIEESYEFKSTVDKLIRKTNLALVVGTHSWRDQFMEAITVSAAGDEDEDESGEERLPSCFDYVMHFLTVFWKVLFACVPPTEYCHGWACFVVSILIIGMLTAVIGDLASHFGCTIGLKDSVTAVVFVAFGTSVPDTFASKAAAIQDVYADASIGNVTGSNAVNVFLGIGLAWSVAAIYWALQGQEFRVSAGTLAFSVTLFTIFAFVCISVLLYRRRPHLGGELGGPRGCKLATTWLFVSLWLLYILFATLEAYCYIRGF